Proteins encoded together in one Salmo trutta chromosome 3, fSalTru1.1, whole genome shotgun sequence window:
- the LOC115167414 gene encoding gamma-aminobutyric acid receptor subunit alpha-4 has protein sequence MALLILTLVTLPCVGCVYGQESYAGENITRILDRLLDGYDNWLRPGSGGMITEVKTDIFVTSFGPVSDVEMEYTIDMFFRQTWVDERLKYDGAVEILSLNNKMVDKIWTPDTFFRNSRKSIAHNMTTPNKLFRIMQNGTVLYTMRLTIVAECPMRLMDFPMDGHTCPLRFGSYGYTNSEITFTWRKGLEASVDCPQESISLLQYDLVGQKLSTETFKSNTGDYSVMVVHFLLQRKLGYYLIQTYIPLIMVVVLSQVAFWINKESVPARTVASITTVLTMTTLSISARQSLPKVAYATAMDWFIAVCFAFVASALIEFAAVNYFATLEANRLKKKKNARQKKMEVLAEASYDEEDDESASSGSAVHPISALAGTSPIDQYSRIMFPLAFALFNLFYWIIYLGKDTMEQARED, from the exons ATGGCTCTCTTGATTCTGACATTGGTCACTTTGCCCTG TGTTGGCTGTGTCTATGGACAAGAAAGCTATGCAGGTGAAAACATCACCCGTATTCTGGACCGACTACTCGATGGATATGACAACTGGTTGCGACCAGGATCCGGAG GTATGATTACAGAGGTGAAAACAGATATCTTTGTCACAAGCTTTGGCCCAGTGTCAGATGTGGAAATG gaGTACACCATAGACATGTTCTTCCGCCAGACCTGGGTGGACGAGAGGCTGAAGTACGACGGCGCCGTGGAGATCCTGAGTCTCAACAACAAGATGGTGGATAAAATCTGGACGCCCGACACGTTCTTCAGGAACTCCAGGAAGTCCATCGCCCACAACATGACCACTCCCAACAAGCTGTTCCGCATCATGCAGAACGGGACCGTCCTCTATACCATGAG ACTAACCATCGTTGCTGAGTGTCCCATGAGGCTCATGGACTTCCCTATGGACGGACATACCTGTCCTCTGCGGTTCGGCAGCT ATGGGTACACGAACAGTGAGATCACCTTCACCTGGAGGAAGGGTCTGGAAGCTTCTGTAGACTGTCCTCAGGAGTCTATCAGTCTGCTACAGTACGACCTGGTGGGACAGAAGTTATCCACGGAGACGTTCAAGTCCAACACAG GTGACTACTCTGTCATGGTAGTCCATTTTCTACTACAGAGGAAGCTAGGCTACTACCTGATTCAGACGTACATCCCTCTGATTATGGTGGTGGTGCTGTCACAAGTAGCCTTCTGGATCAACAAAGAGTCTGTACCTGCACGCACTGTGGCTA GCATCACCACGGTCCTCACCATGACAACCCTCAGCATCAGCGCCCGCCAGTCTCTGCCCAAGGTGGCCTACGCTACAGCCATGGACTGGTTCATCGCTGTGTGTTTTGCCTTCGTGGCATCTGCGCTCATCGAGTTCGCCGCTGTCAACTACTTTGCGACGCTGGAGGCCAACagactgaagaagaagaagaacgcCAGGCAGAAAAAAATGGAGGTCCTGGCTGAAGCAAGTTatgatgaggaggatgatgagaGTGCTTCATCT GGTTCAGCTGTGCACCCCATCTCAGCGCTGGCTGGCACCAGCCCCATAGACCAGTACTCCCGCATCATGTTCCCCCTGGCCTTCGCACTCTTTAACCTCTTCTACTGGATCATATACCTGGGCAAGGACACCATGGAACAGGCCAG AGAGGATTGA